The Prosthecobacter fusiformis sequence GAGGCCCGCACGCCAGTTCCAGGCGTTGATGAATTCATCGATGGAGAATGGAGGCTGTTCATTCGGCTCCGTGGTACCACCCGTCAACTGGTCAGCAGACTTGCCTGTGGCATTGCGAAACCAGACCTGACCACCGCCCAGACCACCGCCCACATAGGGCTTAAACCCGCCCAAAATCTTGCCAATGCGTGCTCGGTAGCGATAGAGATCCAGCGCAAAGGTGCCGTTGAGGCTGAAGATCAGAGAATTCATATCCGCCTGATAGGCCGCCAGATCATCGGGATTCAGGCTGCCAGTGGGGACGGAACCCTGAAGTGTGGTGGAGGTGAAAGTGGCCTCAGCAGCCAGGGAGAATTGCAGTGGGATACGCTTGGCCTTCCAGCTCTTACCCACTTCGATGCTGAACATCGCGCTGCCATCAGCATCATCCAGGGAGAAATTGCGGTCGCCGACCCGTGTCGTGCCTGTATGACCCAGAGTTTCACCGACAGCGATGCTGACGAAAGGCCCTATTTTGCGCTTTTGGTTAGTGGCGTCTGTGAGAGAGTTCAGAGATTTCAGCTCCAGCTCAGCCGCATTGGCTGGGACTTGAAGGAGACAGAACACGCCAAGGCAGCAGGCGGCGGTGCG is a genomic window containing:
- a CDS encoding outer membrane beta-barrel protein gives rise to the protein MTASTLTRTAACCLGVFCLLQVPANAAELELKSLNSLTDATNQKRKIGPFVSIAVGETLGHTGTTRVGDRNFSLDDADGSAMFSIEVGKSWKAKRIPLQFSLAAEATFTSTTLQGSVPTGSLNPDDLAAYQADMNSLIFSLNGTFALDLYRYRARIGKILGGFKPYVGGGLGGGQVWFRNATGKSADQLTGGTTEPNEQPPFSIDEFINAWNWRAGLEWSWEERYSVFAEYRKSYFGDLDNLRGYGNDGYLVGFRYRY